In the Natronoglycomyces albus genome, GGTGTGTGCGTAGTTGTTCGATGTTGCGCGTGAAGGAGTCTCGGCTGTAGAGGTAGGCCGGGGCTTCGCATGTGGTGGCGAGGTCGGCCACGTGCGTTGGTATGGCATCGGGTGTGGGTTGGTCGTGGTCGTGAAGCGTCACAGAGGTCTCTCCTATGGTGCTCTGCGTCGTTCCCGATGAGCATGTAGCGGATTGTCCACGGGCAGGTATTGATCAGAGGTCTGCCGCAGCCGCATCGTCAACATTGCTTTGGTGGGAAGCGTCGCGGCGAAGTAGTAGTCACGGTCCTGGGCGGGTATGTCGGTTTGGGCGATGAGGTCGGCAACGATCGCCCATGCCTCTTGGTGCTTGATGAGACTGTCGCTTACCAGTGCCTCGATGACAGCGCCAAGGTGGTTGTGTATCACCGTGAACGCGACCTTGCGGTGGGTTTGCATGCGGTCGGTTGTGGCGATGGGAGCGTTGTCTGGGAAGTTGACTGTGAAAGGCAATTGTGGTTTCCACAGACGTATTCCGCCCAGGTCTCGCACAATAACCGCTTCTGGGTGTGGACCGTTGAAAGCGATCAGCGTGTTTTGTTGGTGTCCTTCGATTCCGATGCCGAAGTGAGCCGATAGATGTAGTGCGGGTGGCAGTAGGAGGCGCACATATTTTTCCAGCCAGTTTTGCGCGGCAACCTGTGGCGCACACGTGTTTTGGCTGGCTGCCCAGGAGATGTATTCGCCGGCTAGGGATGTTGTTGCGGTGGGTGAGGGGCATGGCAGCGCGAGTGCTGGTACTGGGGTGGTTCCGGGTGGGGTTACCTCGGCGAGGCTGGATCGGGCGATGGCGGTTATGTCTCGACTGTGTGGATGCCAGGCGGAGGCGGTGTCGGTGAGAAATCGCCAGTTTTTGAGGATTGGGTCTTGTAGGGCGTTGAGTTTGCGCGACAGCTTTGGTGCCAATCGGGCTGTGGTTGGTGAGATTCCGCGGTCGGTTGAGGTGATGCGGATGCCGAGGGACAATTTCACGAATCCGCTGCGGTGTGGTGTGTGCAGGGTGCGTATGGATGCGGTTGGCCACGCTGTGAGGGTGTCTCCGGTTAGTGTCAAGGATTTGTCGGTGAATAGTTCGGGGTGTCGGTGGCGCAGGTGTTGTAGTTGCCAGGGGTGGATGGGCAACACTGTGGCGTCGCCGTCGGGTTCGATGAGTCCGGGTATGGGGTGCCCGGCAGTTTTTAGTCCTTGTGCGCGTACTAGGGGGACATTGAGTGGTTCGGTGGTCTCGAGGTCGTATGCGGTGAAGTCGTGTGGTTTCCATCCCAGTCGTGTGCGGGCTAGGGCGTGTAGCCAGTGTCCACCGGTGGCTAGTGGTTCGAGGTGTCGGGTGATGTGGTGGTCGAATTGGTGTGGTTGGAGTGCGGCGGTGTAGTGCGCTAGTCCTTTGTCGGGCGAGGTTGCGACTGTGGTGGCTAGGGTGTCTCGATGTGTGGTGGCGCGATTGGTGGCTAGTTGGTGGCCGTGGACGGCGCTGGCGAAGTCGGCGGTTAGGTGGGTGGGGGTGGGTTGTCCGGTGATGGCGGTGAGGATGTCGTCGGCGGGTGCGGGTTGGCCGTTGAGGGTGGGTGGTTGGTGGAGGGTGAGGTGGTTGAAGGGGCTGTGGGTGGCGGTGAAGTGCAGGGGCCCGGATGCGGTGTTGAGTTGGTGGTGGTCGCCGTTGATGGTGGTGCGGTTTCGGATGTGGTTGAGGTTTTCGCGCCAGGCGGCGGCGATGGTGCGGGTGGCGACGTGGGTGTGGGTCACGGTGTGGTCGTCCGTTTGGTGAGTGGGTTGGTGGTGTATGCCCATATTTCGGCGGTGGGTTGGTGGGAGAGTCGCATGGCGGTGGTGGCTTTGAGGGGCCACGGTTTGCTTAGGGTTGCCTTAGCTATTTCAGGATAGTCTCTTGTGGCGGCGTGGGCGGCCTCTGCTAGGTGTGTCCACCACATGTGGGGGTCGATGTGTGTGTACCAGTGGCTGAGCGCGTCAACTAGTTGGTTGAGGGTGGTGTGGTAGGCGGCCAGGAGTTTGCGGGTGCGGGCGGGGGCGTGGGCTTCGTGGAGTGTTCCGGGGAGTTCTGGGGCGAGGTCGGCTGGTATGGCGATGCCGCCGAGGTCGCGGTAGATGATTCCGGTCGGGTTGGGGCCGGTGAGGGTGATGATGGTGTTTTGCCCGTGGGCTTCGAGGGCGACTCCGGTGGTGCCGAGGAAGGTCAGTGGCCGGGTGTAGAGCTCGCATAGTTGTGCCCACCATTGTTCGACGCTGTGTTGCGATTGTTCGATGAGGGCGGCGGCGATGGGGCGGCCGGTGGTGGGGCATTTTTCGGCCAGCGCGGCGATGGGTGTGGGGGTGGTGCCGGGGTGGAGGGTGTGGGGGGCGGGGCGGGTGATGGCGGAGAGTGCGCCGGGTTGGGGGTGGTTGGTGGTGATGGAGGATTCGCCTTGGAGGGTGATGCCGTGGTCGG is a window encoding:
- a CDS encoding IucA/IucC family protein, coding for MTHTHVATRTIAAAWRENLNHIRNRTTINGDHHQLNTASGPLHFTATHSPFNHLTLHQPPTLNGQPAPADDILTAITGQPTPTHLTADFASAVHGHQLATNRATTHRDTLATTVATSPDKGLAHYTAALQPHQFDHHITRHLEPLATGGHWLHALARTRLGWKPHDFTAYDLETTEPLNVPLVRAQGLKTAGHPIPGLIEPDGDATVLPIHPWQLQHLRHRHPELFTDKSLTLTGDTLTAWPTASIRTLHTPHRSGFVKLSLGIRITSTDRGISPTTARLAPKLSRKLNALQDPILKNWRFLTDTASAWHPHSRDITAIARSSLAEVTPPGTTPVPALALPCPSPTATTSLAGEYISWAASQNTCAPQVAAQNWLEKYVRLLLPPALHLSAHFGIGIEGHQQNTLIAFNGPHPEAVIVRDLGGIRLWKPQLPFTVNFPDNAPIATTDRMQTHRKVAFTVIHNHLGAVIEALVSDSLIKHQEAWAIVADLIAQTDIPAQDRDYYFAATLPTKAMLTMRLRQTSDQYLPVDNPLHAHRERRRAP